The following are encoded in a window of Eriocheir sinensis breed Jianghai 21 chromosome 35, ASM2467909v1, whole genome shotgun sequence genomic DNA:
- the LOC127007560 gene encoding prostatic spermine-binding protein-like produces SVSPHRDSRLLALSFVAVVRQNEDDDDEDDDDEEDDDEEDDVEEDDDEEDDVEEDDDEEDDDEEDDVEEDDDEEDDDEEDDVEEDDDEEDDDEEDDDEEDDVEEDDVEEDDVEEDDDEEDDDEEDDVEEDDDEEDDVEEDDDEEDDDEEDDDEEDDDEEDDDEEDDDEEDDDEEDDDEEDDDDDAAERERSKQTSMCKTCVN; encoded by the coding sequence TCTGTGTCGCCTCATCGGGACTCACGCTTGCTCGCTCTCTCGTTCGTCGCTGTGGTTAGGCAGAACGAAGACGACGACGATGAGGATGACGACGatgaggaagacgacgacgaggaagacgACGTTGAGGAAGACGACGATGAGGAAGACGACGTTGAGGAAGACGACGATGAGGAAGACGACGATGAGGAAGACGACGTTGAGGAAGACGACGATGAGGAAGACGACGATGAGGAAGACGACGTTGAGGAAGACGACGATGAGGAAGACGACGATGAGGAAGACGACGATGAGGAAGACGACGTTGAGGAAGACGACGTTGAGGAAGACGACGTTGAGGAAGACGACGATGAGGAAGACGACGATGAGGAAGACGACGTTGAGGAAGACGACGATGAGGAAGACGACGTTGAGGAAGACGACGATGAGGAAGACGACGATGAGGAAGACGACGATGAGGAAGACGACGATGAGGAAGACGACGATGAGGAAGACGACGATGAGGAAGACGACGATGAGGAAGACGACGATGAGGAAGACGACGATGACGatgcagcagagagagagagaagcaaacaaACCAGCATGTGCAAAACTTGTGTGAATTAA